The Apium graveolens cultivar Ventura chromosome 11, ASM990537v1, whole genome shotgun sequence genome has a window encoding:
- the LOC141695482 gene encoding limonoid 7-O-acetyltransferse-like — protein sequence MVAAYAMVSRFIEETDVLQAIRMTRNMRSGSENFDDPPKGGYYQDKKFKHNQQTHFVQNTPISHRLVNLRKRIAPTLSDFSLGNLIWIASAKCKATCEQLRLDGLVNEVRRGIHKINGDFVKKMRGDNGPAVMSKSLQEIGNFGSKTGVDYYGFTSWCKMGFYEADFGWGKPVWASSVGLNSEVFMNLIILMDTKCGEGIEA from the exons ATGGTTGCGGCCTATGCCATGGTCTCCAGGTTCATCGAGGAGACAGATGTGCTCCAAGCTATTAGAATGACCCGAAATATGAGATCTGGGAGCGAGAATTTTGATGACCCACCGAAAGGGGGCTACTATCAAGATAAAAAATTCAAACACAACCAGCAGACTCATTTTGTTCAGAACACTCCTATATCCCATAGACTCG TTAACCTACGAAAAAGAATTGCACCAACTCTATCTGATTTTTCTCTTGGAAACTTAATCTGGATAGCCAGTGCAAAATGCAAAGCAACGTGTGAGCAGCTAAGACTTGATGGTTTGGTAAATGAAGTAAGAAGAGGAATACATAAAATCAACGGTGActttgtgaagaaaatgagagGTGACAATGGCCCTGCAGTTATGAGTAAGTCACTTCAAGAGATTGGCAATTTCGGGTCAAAAACAGGAGTGGATTATTATGGATTTACAAGCTGGTGCAAAATGGGTTTTTATGAGGCTGATTTTGGGTGGGGAAAGCCTGTTTGGGCAAGTAGTGTTGGCTTGAATAGTGAGGTGTTTATGAATCTAATTATTCTGATGGACACAAAATGTGGCGAGGGAATCGAAGCATGA
- the LOC141696844 gene encoding epi-neemfruitin B 7-O-acetyltransferse L7AT-like, which produces MVKVQVISSENIKPSFPTPQHLRTFKLSLLDQLIPAPYAPIVVFYPNNDGARHSDVQQRLVLLKESLSGTLTRFYPLAGVIQDELSINCNDQGAYFAFAEVKSLLSDFLNNLNLQSIQHFLPCENSFDGSAIGARVTNIQVNVFQCGGIAIGLCISHKIFDGAALSGFLKCWAATASGSGNAVYPDFIAPSIFPADDLWLRDTSMVVWGSLFKKGKCATRRLVFNPSSIATLKADASGLNLKYPTRVEVVSAFIWKCAMAATEKKCGSKRPSFLTHVVNLRKRIAPTLSDFSLGNLIWIASAKCKATCEQLRLDGLVNEVRRGIHKINGDFVKKMRGDNGPAVMSKSLQEIGNFGSKTGVDYYGFTSWCKMGFYEADFGWGKPVWASSVGLNSEVFMNLIILMDTKCGEGIEAWVTLDEQEMRILEQDLTLLSLASWDPSPTSD; this is translated from the coding sequence ATGGTCAAAGTTCAAGTCATCTCTAGTGAAAACATTAAACCATCTTTCCCAACACCACAACACCTGAGAACCTTTAAGCTTTCTTTGCTGGATCAGCTCATTCCAGCACCTTATGCTCCAATTGTAGTGTTTTATCCCAACAACGACGGTGCTCGTCATTCTGATGTTCAACAAAGATTAGTACTTCTCAAGGAATCATTATCTGGGACCTTAACAAGGTTTTACCCCTTAGCTGGAGTAATACAAGATGAACTTTCCATCAATTGTAACGATCAAGGAGCTTATTTTGCATTTGCTGAGGTTAAATCTCTGCTGTCTGATTTTCTAAACAATCTCAATCTGCAATCAATACAACATTTCCTTCCATGTGAAAACAGTTTTGACGGGTCAGCTATAGGAGCCCGTGTGACAAACATTCAAGTGAATGTTTTTCAGTGTGGTGGCATTGCCATTGGCTTATGCATTTCACACAAGATATTTGATGGAGCTGCATTGAGCGGCTTCTTAAAATGCTGGGCTGCAACAGCTTCTGGATCTGGCAACGCTGTTTACCCTGATTTCATTGCTCCTTCCATCTTTCCGGCTGATGATTTATGGCTCCGAGACACATCAATGGTGGTCTGGGGTTCATTGTTTAAGAAAGGCAAGTGTGCTACAAGGAGACTAGTGTTCAATCCCTCATCCATAGCCACCCTCAAGGCCGATGCTAGTGGCTTAAATTTAAAATATCCCACTCGCGTAGAAGTAGTATCTGCTTTCATATGGAAATGTGCTATGGCTGCTACAGAAAAGAAGTGTGGCTCTAAAAGGCCTTCATTTCTTACTCACGTAGTTAACCTACGAAAAAGAATTGCACCAACTCTATCTGATTTTTCTCTTGGAAACTTAATCTGGATAGCCAGTGCAAAATGCAAAGCAACGTGTGAGCAGCTAAGACTTGATGGTTTGGTAAATGAAGTAAGAAGAGGAATACATAAAATCAACGGTGActttgtgaagaaaatgagagGTGACAATGGCCCTGCAGTTATGAGTAAGTCACTTCAAGAGATTGGCAATTTCGGGTCAAAAACAGGAGTGGATTATTATGGATTTACAAGCTGGTGCAAAATGGGTTTTTATGAGGCTGATTTTGGGTGGGGAAAGCCTGTTTGGGCAAGTAGTGTTGGCTTGAATAGTGAGGTGTTTATGAATCTAATTATTCTGATGGACACAAAATGTGGCGAGGGAATCGAAGCATGGGTGACATTGGATGAGCAAGAAATGAGGATCTTGGAGCAAGATTTAACCCTTCTTTCATTGGCTTCTTGGGATCCAAGCCCTACTAGCGACTAG